One genomic window of Longimicrobiales bacterium includes the following:
- a CDS encoding DUF429 domain-containing protein has product MRLGFAGIDLAFAKRKRLPVALCTWVDGRLVPEPLGALPFEPPRGSGNAMVLDEDVVTEFVEATATYLVRVCDHLGVRLGRIAIDAPSAPRLAGTDRRAAELAMDRAGISCFSTPSADDFNEIFTKVRRHLGQGGAENRIPHANQLWMVVGFRLFSRLSELAPCVEVFPQATARVLGSGQVHKSESGGVEAQLAEAAIHTGWPGGGEADPAFEDIAFGPAHDRLDAYLSAWVAALAPEERHAFGDPPDDVIWAPKVGSAVFDRPVVTKPKRRLSRPKVRSGVVHAERFKRMCPGCGAHEFVRWPFGWDAHAAYKCVGLEGTAPGARKAEFKTKFGHTFRSDS; this is encoded by the coding sequence TTGAGACTAGGGTTTGCCGGGATCGACCTGGCGTTCGCAAAGCGCAAGAGGCTCCCCGTCGCACTGTGCACATGGGTGGACGGCCGTTTGGTGCCTGAGCCGCTAGGGGCACTCCCGTTCGAGCCACCGCGGGGTAGCGGAAACGCGATGGTTCTCGACGAGGACGTGGTCACGGAATTCGTTGAGGCTACGGCGACCTACTTGGTCCGCGTCTGCGACCACCTTGGTGTGCGCTTGGGACGGATCGCGATTGATGCGCCCAGTGCTCCGAGGTTGGCGGGGACGGACCGGCGAGCAGCGGAGCTCGCCATGGACCGAGCTGGAATCAGCTGCTTCTCAACGCCGTCCGCCGACGATTTCAACGAGATCTTCACGAAGGTGCGGCGACATCTTGGGCAGGGTGGGGCAGAGAACCGAATCCCGCATGCCAACCAGCTTTGGATGGTCGTTGGCTTCCGACTCTTCAGTCGTCTGTCCGAACTCGCTCCCTGCGTAGAGGTGTTCCCGCAGGCTACGGCTCGCGTCCTTGGGTCCGGTCAGGTGCATAAGTCAGAGTCGGGTGGCGTCGAAGCACAGTTGGCGGAGGCTGCGATCCACACGGGCTGGCCAGGCGGCGGGGAGGCTGACCCTGCCTTCGAAGACATTGCCTTCGGACCGGCTCACGATCGCCTGGACGCTTACCTCTCCGCATGGGTTGCCGCTCTGGCCCCGGAGGAACGTCACGCGTTCGGCGATCCACCGGACGACGTGATCTGGGCACCGAAGGTTGGCTCGGCGGTGTTCGATCGCCCTGTGGTGACCAAGCCGAAGCGGAGGCTTTCTCGCCCCAAGGTGCGCTCGGGTGTGGTGCACGCCGAGCGCTTCAAGCGAATGTGCCCGGGCTGTGGTGCGCACGAATTTGTGCGGTGGCCCTTCGGCTGGGACGCGCACGCCGCCTACAAGTGCGTGGGTCTCGAAGGGACGGCCCCGGGGGCGAGGAAGGCCGAGTTCAAGACGAAGTTCGGACACACCTTTCGGTCGGATTCCTAA
- a CDS encoding amidohydrolase family protein: MIRIASVSRGWALALVFFATAMTPASGQVIAIQGGTVVPVSGPAIEGGTVLLRDGIIAAVGANVDVPGGATIVNATDRYVLPGLIDAMSYYGISGTDLNETSAPSTPQLRAIEAYYPFGAFSDGEAPAAPRSKDLLMGGVTTHYIAPADATVIGGQGAIVKAAAETYDGLIVREPAAIDITLGQRPAGTFSAGNRSPGTRMAVVAHLREQLVRAGEYQQQQDAWRALPEGERGAAPPRDLGMEALALMLSGEIPARIQANRTTEIREALRLAEEFGFRLILDSGVSADQLGDALNEAGVPVVLGPISHPFVSGEEIPDRDEYSNPDERRAARLQGSGVTFAIASFSRSFGSLGPSGSGKWLLLDAALAAGYGLTEAEVLRAVTLSAAEILGVDDRIGSLEVGKDGDVIILDGPPLSVTSWVERVFVDGVEVFVRD, translated from the coding sequence ATGATCCGTATAGCTTCCGTGAGCCGTGGATGGGCTTTGGCGCTGGTCTTCTTCGCCACGGCCATGACACCAGCCAGCGGTCAGGTGATCGCGATTCAGGGTGGGACGGTAGTTCCCGTATCGGGTCCGGCCATCGAGGGGGGCACCGTCCTCCTACGCGACGGCATCATCGCGGCGGTCGGCGCGAACGTCGACGTTCCAGGTGGTGCGACCATCGTGAACGCAACCGATCGATACGTGCTGCCCGGTTTGATCGACGCGATGAGCTACTACGGCATCAGCGGAACGGACCTCAACGAGACCAGCGCTCCGAGCACGCCTCAGCTTCGTGCCATCGAGGCGTACTACCCGTTCGGTGCCTTCAGTGACGGGGAGGCTCCAGCTGCTCCGCGCTCGAAGGACCTCCTCATGGGCGGGGTCACGACGCACTACATCGCCCCTGCGGACGCGACGGTCATCGGTGGGCAGGGCGCGATCGTGAAGGCGGCGGCTGAGACGTACGACGGGCTGATCGTTCGTGAGCCGGCAGCGATCGATATCACGCTCGGCCAACGGCCCGCGGGCACGTTCAGCGCTGGGAATCGCTCTCCTGGAACCCGTATGGCCGTGGTGGCGCACCTCCGCGAGCAGCTCGTCCGAGCGGGTGAGTATCAACAGCAACAGGATGCCTGGCGGGCGCTTCCCGAGGGAGAGCGGGGTGCTGCTCCACCCCGGGATCTTGGAATGGAGGCCCTCGCGCTCATGCTCTCAGGTGAGATCCCAGCTCGCATTCAGGCCAACCGAACCACTGAAATCCGCGAGGCGCTGCGACTCGCCGAAGAGTTCGGCTTCCGGCTCATTCTGGATAGCGGGGTTTCCGCCGATCAGCTCGGCGATGCCCTGAACGAGGCGGGGGTGCCGGTCGTACTCGGGCCGATCTCCCACCCCTTCGTGTCGGGTGAAGAGATCCCTGATCGGGACGAGTATTCCAACCCTGACGAGCGTCGGGCTGCCCGCTTGCAGGGCTCCGGCGTCACGTTCGCCATCGCCAGCTTCTCTCGGAGTTTCGGCTCGCTTGGGCCCAGTGGATCCGGTAAGTGGCTTCTACTCGATGCCGCCCTCGCGGCGGGATACGGGCTTACCGAAGCCGAGGTTCTTCGTGCCGTGACACTTAGTGCTGCGGAAATCCTCGGTGTGGATGATCGGATCGGCAGTCTGGAAGTCGGAAAGGACGGGGACGTCATTATCCTCGACGGACCACCTCTCAGCGTCACGAGTTGGGTGGAGCGGGTGTTCGTGGACGGCGTGGAGGTGTTCGTCCGCGACTAG
- a CDS encoding bifunctional adenosylcobinamide kinase/adenosylcobinamide-phosphate guanylyltransferase: MRTIEARDPEARPESLAAMSLQELRVVTNEVGMGIVPGDALARRCRDALGWANARIAHVTDRVILMVSGLLIQVKRRRAPNPSSAIRTSGGPVR, from the coding sequence ATGCGGACGATCGAGGCCAGAGATCCAGAGGCCCGGCCGGAGTCCTTAGCCGCCATGTCGCTCCAGGAGCTTAGGGTCGTCACCAACGAAGTCGGCATGGGAATCGTACCCGGCGACGCGCTCGCCCGCAGGTGCCGGGACGCGCTCGGCTGGGCGAATGCCCGAATCGCACACGTCACCGATCGAGTCATCTTGATGGTGTCCGGCCTCCTCATCCAAGTGAAGCGACGCCGGGCACCCAACCCTTCTAGCGCAATCCGGACGTCGGGCGGCCCCGTCCGCTAG
- a CDS encoding amidohydrolase family protein → MHQGLGSIALKGSLTLTVSTALLLLGAARSLSAQDVALTGGVIHTAAGDVFEGGTVVVRDGKVTAVGNDVTVPRGVPVVDVSGRTIIPGMLDNHSHIGFDVRDVNERSTTFTPRYRIMDVLSPDERYWFNAVDGGVTTIVTGPGSGSVSSGQSAVVKTWGAVWEDRILDPSGGLKIAMGAKRPHTETSMATTSMLRERLIKAQEYQAAQDAWRAGGEEGAPPPTNLDLEVLAGILRGENRIRAHVHSAHDILSLLRLKDDFDFGLTLHHATEAYKVADEIAARNVPVVGLPLFIRIGLVEEVMRAPAYLVEKGITFAFHTDDPVVMSKHQRYNAALAIRYGMAPEDALRALTINPATIAEVDDRVGSIEVGKDADLVVINGPWYELTSRVDLVYVDGRLAFDRATEEGR, encoded by the coding sequence ATGCACCAAGGTCTTGGCTCGATCGCCCTCAAAGGGTCGCTGACCCTTACGGTATCCACGGCCCTCCTGCTCCTTGGTGCCGCTCGGTCCTTGTCCGCCCAGGACGTGGCGCTCACGGGTGGGGTGATTCATACCGCCGCTGGAGACGTGTTCGAGGGCGGGACCGTCGTCGTGCGAGACGGCAAGGTCACCGCTGTAGGTAACGACGTCACCGTCCCCAGAGGTGTGCCGGTCGTGGATGTTTCGGGCAGGACCATCATCCCGGGCATGCTCGACAACCACTCGCACATCGGCTTCGACGTTCGGGATGTGAACGAACGTTCGACGACGTTTACGCCGCGCTACCGGATCATGGACGTTCTCAGCCCGGACGAGCGGTACTGGTTCAACGCGGTCGACGGTGGGGTGACCACGATCGTGACGGGCCCTGGAAGTGGGTCGGTCAGTAGCGGTCAGTCCGCGGTCGTGAAGACGTGGGGTGCGGTCTGGGAGGATCGGATCCTCGATCCCTCCGGTGGTCTGAAGATCGCGATGGGAGCAAAGCGCCCTCACACGGAAACGAGCATGGCCACAACGTCCATGCTCCGCGAGCGGCTGATCAAAGCCCAGGAGTATCAGGCCGCTCAGGACGCGTGGCGCGCGGGCGGTGAGGAGGGCGCTCCGCCCCCGACGAACCTCGATCTCGAGGTCCTAGCCGGGATTCTTCGAGGCGAGAACCGAATACGCGCGCACGTGCATTCGGCCCACGACATCCTGTCACTCCTTCGCCTCAAGGACGACTTCGACTTCGGACTCACGCTCCATCATGCGACCGAGGCGTACAAGGTGGCGGATGAAATTGCCGCCCGGAATGTCCCCGTTGTCGGCTTGCCATTGTTCATTCGGATCGGCCTCGTCGAGGAGGTCATGCGTGCGCCGGCATATCTGGTGGAGAAGGGGATCACCTTCGCCTTCCATACGGATGACCCGGTGGTCATGTCGAAGCATCAGCGGTACAACGCGGCTCTGGCCATCCGCTATGGGATGGCCCCTGAGGATGCGTTGAGGGCCCTCACCATCAATCCAGCGACGATCGCGGAGGTCGACGATCGCGTGGGGAGCATTGAAGTGGGGAAAGATGCCGACTTGGTCGTGATCAACGGCCCCTGGTACGAACTCACGTCTCGAGTGGACCTGGTCTATGTGGATGGCCGCCTGGCCTTCGATCGTGCGACGGAGGAAGGTCGATGA
- a CDS encoding SGNH/GDSL hydrolase family protein, protein MRSGFTVVLAAVACSFNPSALAGQGQDWASLDRYREDNARLGPPSAGEARVVFYGNSITDAWAEHFDVMFPGKPYVGRGISGQTTPQMLVRFRQDVIALQPSVVVILAGTNDIAGNTGPSTQAMIEDNLVSMAELAQAYGISVILSSVLPASDYRWRPGLDPGPKIVSLNTWMRDYADGHGAVYLDYHTAMTDEHLGLGPELSHDGVHPNESGYRLMVPLAEAAIAKALSER, encoded by the coding sequence TTGAGATCCGGATTCACTGTCGTACTCGCGGCAGTAGCATGCTCATTCAACCCCTCAGCGCTGGCGGGGCAAGGGCAGGACTGGGCATCTCTGGATCGGTACCGCGAGGACAACGCGCGCCTCGGTCCACCCTCCGCAGGTGAGGCTAGAGTGGTGTTCTACGGCAATTCCATCACCGACGCGTGGGCAGAACACTTCGACGTGATGTTCCCTGGCAAGCCGTACGTGGGGCGGGGCATTAGCGGGCAGACCACGCCGCAAATGCTGGTGCGTTTTCGCCAAGACGTGATCGCGTTGCAGCCGTCGGTCGTAGTGATCCTCGCGGGAACCAACGATATCGCGGGGAACACCGGTCCATCGACTCAGGCAATGATCGAGGACAACCTCGTCTCGATGGCAGAGCTGGCCCAGGCGTATGGCATCAGCGTCATACTGTCCTCTGTGCTACCGGCGTCCGACTACCGTTGGCGACCGGGTCTGGACCCGGGCCCCAAGATTGTCTCGCTCAACACTTGGATGAGGGACTATGCCGACGGTCATGGAGCTGTGTACCTCGACTACCACACCGCGATGACGGACGAACATCTGGGTCTCGGGCCGGAGTTGTCTCATGACGGAGTTCACCCCAACGAGTCGGGCTACCGACTAATGGTCCCGCTCGCCGAGGCCGCGATCGCGAAGGCGCTCAGTGAGAGATGA